One Stenotrophomonas maltophilia DNA window includes the following coding sequences:
- a CDS encoding MFS transporter — MSSLNLPPTGASTAAPVRSASPREWGAVLALSLGAFALVASEFMPVSLLTPMATDLQVSEGQAGQAIAVSGAFALVTSLLVSPLAGQLDRKWLLLGLTAAMILSGTLAALAPSFPVFMLGRALIGVAIGGFWAMSAATAMRLVPSHQVPRALAIVNGGNALATVIAAPMGSYFGAIIGWRGAFFSLVPVAVVALLWKIAALPSMKATAGRASWNVFALLKRPPVAWGMVGVSLFFMGQFSLFTYLRPFVEATLHVSPSTLSLLLLLMGAAGLAGTVLIEPFVHKALFRTLGLLPALMAVVAVCMILLGNALPRVAVLFALWGLLGTSAPVAWWSWLARTLPDDGEAGGGLMVAVVQMAIAIGATVGGLLLDHQGYRATFWFSAVLLLGSVVTSCIAARSAQHHRLPVHS, encoded by the coding sequence ATGAGTTCACTCAATCTCCCCCCGACCGGGGCGAGCACGGCCGCGCCTGTTCGCTCGGCATCCCCCAGGGAATGGGGCGCGGTGTTGGCCCTGTCACTCGGCGCCTTCGCGCTGGTCGCTTCCGAATTCATGCCGGTCAGCCTGCTGACGCCCATGGCCACCGACCTGCAGGTCAGTGAAGGCCAGGCAGGCCAGGCGATCGCGGTGTCCGGTGCATTTGCACTGGTCACCAGCCTGCTGGTCTCGCCACTGGCCGGGCAGCTGGACCGCAAATGGCTGCTGCTGGGCCTCACTGCCGCAATGATCCTCTCGGGAACGCTGGCGGCACTGGCGCCCAGCTTCCCGGTGTTCATGCTGGGCCGTGCGCTGATCGGCGTGGCCATCGGTGGCTTCTGGGCCATGTCGGCCGCCACCGCCATGCGCCTGGTTCCTTCCCACCAGGTGCCCCGCGCACTGGCCATCGTCAACGGCGGCAACGCGCTTGCCACCGTCATTGCAGCGCCGATGGGCAGCTACTTCGGAGCCATCATCGGTTGGCGTGGCGCGTTCTTTTCGCTGGTGCCGGTGGCCGTCGTGGCCCTGCTGTGGAAGATCGCCGCGCTGCCATCGATGAAGGCGACCGCCGGGCGCGCGTCGTGGAATGTGTTCGCGCTGTTGAAGCGCCCACCGGTGGCGTGGGGCATGGTGGGCGTGAGCCTGTTCTTCATGGGCCAGTTTTCGCTGTTCACCTACCTGCGGCCGTTCGTGGAAGCCACGCTGCACGTATCGCCTTCGACGTTGTCGCTGTTGCTGCTGTTGATGGGTGCTGCGGGCCTGGCCGGCACGGTGTTGATCGAGCCCTTCGTGCACAAGGCACTCTTCCGCACACTGGGGCTGCTGCCCGCACTGATGGCCGTGGTGGCGGTGTGCATGATCCTGCTCGGCAACGCGCTGCCGAGGGTGGCGGTGTTGTTCGCCCTGTGGGGCCTGCTTGGCACGTCGGCGCCCGTGGCGTGGTGGTCGTGGCTGGCCCGCACCCTGCCCGATGACGGCGAGGCCGGCGGCGGCCTGATGGTGGCCGTGGTGCAGATGGCCATCGCCATCGGTGCGACCGTGGGCGGCCTGCTGCTGGACCACCAGGGCTACCGCGCCACGTTCTGGTTCAGCGCTGTCCTGCTGCTGGGCTCGGTGGTGACGTCTTGCATCGCTGCGCGCTCGGCGCAGCACCATCGCCTGCCTGTCCATTCCTGA
- a CDS encoding alpha/beta hydrolase → MKRLLLSLALATIPFIAVGQDMTHGADNFYRSTQLITEKVHFSNQYHMQIVGNLYVPKNGRPGHALPAIIVGHPMGAVKEQSADLYAQKLAEQGFVTLAIDQSFWGESAGEPRNAVAPDIYAEAFSAAVDYLGTQPRVDRERIGVLGICGSGSFVISAAKIDPRMKAIATVSMYDMGAANRSALNRSQSIEQRKAVIAAAARQRWVEAEGGAAQYTSGTVHRLEADTHPIQREFYDFYRTSRGEFTPAGSSPQLTTHPTLTSNVKFMNFYPFNDIETISPRPVLFISGDQAHSKEFSEEAYRLAGQPKELLWVKGAGHVDLYDRTDLIPFAALGAFFRKSLDGSM, encoded by the coding sequence ATGAAGAGGCTGCTGCTGTCTCTGGCTCTCGCCACCATCCCCTTCATTGCAGTTGGACAGGACATGACCCACGGCGCGGACAATTTCTATCGAAGCACCCAGCTCATCACTGAAAAGGTGCACTTCAGCAACCAGTACCACATGCAGATCGTCGGCAATCTGTACGTACCGAAGAATGGAAGGCCCGGCCACGCCCTGCCTGCCATCATCGTGGGCCATCCCATGGGGGCGGTGAAGGAGCAGAGTGCGGATCTCTATGCACAGAAGCTGGCTGAACAAGGCTTCGTGACCCTGGCTATCGACCAGTCATTCTGGGGTGAAAGTGCGGGCGAGCCGCGCAATGCGGTTGCGCCAGACATCTATGCCGAAGCCTTCAGCGCGGCGGTGGATTATCTGGGCACGCAGCCACGGGTGGATCGCGAACGGATCGGCGTGCTTGGCATCTGTGGCAGTGGCAGTTTCGTGATCAGTGCGGCCAAGATCGACCCGCGCATGAAAGCCATTGCTACCGTCAGCATGTACGACATGGGCGCTGCGAACCGCAGTGCCCTCAACCGCTCGCAGAGCATCGAGCAGCGCAAGGCCGTGATTGCTGCTGCCGCGCGCCAGCGTTGGGTCGAAGCCGAGGGCGGCGCCGCACAGTACACCTCCGGCACGGTGCATAGGCTTGAGGCAGATACTCATCCGATCCAGCGCGAGTTCTACGACTTCTACCGCACTTCGCGCGGCGAGTTCACGCCGGCCGGTTCATCACCGCAGCTCACCACCCACCCGACGCTGACCAGCAACGTGAAGTTCATGAACTTCTATCCGTTCAACGACATCGAGACCATCTCGCCGCGTCCGGTGCTGTTCATTTCGGGTGATCAGGCGCATTCAAAGGAATTCAGTGAGGAGGCCTACCGGCTGGCGGGACAGCCGAAGGAACTACTGTGGGTGAAGGGTGCAGGCCATGTGGATCTGTACGACCGCACCGATCTGATTCCGTTTGCAGCGCTGGGGGCGTTCTTCCGGAAGAGCCTGGACGGAAGCATGTGA
- a CDS encoding FecR family protein, whose translation MTDLPSAAGSDPFALHEAAAAWLVRRQDGDWQPKDEAALQHWLAESEAHQQAFADVARTWHDLGQLPRPVLASDAHAVITPAVPAIQRRGRAARHTRSWRLPRVAAAAAVAMLALGYVGYGWYTAPSYVQDVATGAGEIRDLQLPDGSRISLNARSTLAVHFYRSRREVVLSQGEAFFEVAPAADRPFTVDAQRSRVTVVGTAFNVRNGPGEVVVKVLHGHVRVQPDRAEGASPVNLHAEQGLAVTTLTAAYRPIAASADSIGGWRNGRLVFRRTPLDEVAQEVGQYLGHPVTLGQPGLKFLPVSGYAATDAPATFLEALPDLLPVQVTRTAQGGYRIDERPVTR comes from the coding sequence ATGACCGATCTCCCTTCTGCCGCAGGTTCTGACCCGTTTGCCCTGCATGAGGCGGCCGCCGCATGGCTGGTGCGGCGGCAGGATGGGGATTGGCAACCGAAGGATGAGGCGGCCCTGCAGCACTGGCTGGCCGAGAGCGAAGCGCATCAGCAGGCATTCGCCGACGTGGCCAGAACCTGGCACGACCTCGGCCAGCTGCCGCGCCCCGTGCTGGCCTCGGACGCGCATGCGGTGATCACCCCAGCAGTACCTGCCATTCAACGGCGGGGCAGGGCGGCGCGGCACACACGGTCGTGGCGCCTGCCACGCGTTGCGGCGGCTGCGGCCGTGGCAATGCTGGCCTTGGGGTATGTCGGCTACGGCTGGTATACCGCGCCCAGTTACGTACAGGACGTGGCTACCGGTGCGGGCGAGATACGTGATCTGCAATTGCCGGACGGCTCTCGGATTTCGCTCAATGCACGCAGCACGCTGGCCGTGCATTTCTATCGATCCCGCCGCGAAGTAGTGCTCAGCCAGGGCGAGGCGTTCTTCGAGGTCGCCCCGGCGGCCGACCGTCCCTTCACCGTGGATGCCCAGCGTAGCCGGGTGACGGTGGTCGGCACGGCCTTCAATGTGCGCAATGGGCCGGGTGAAGTGGTGGTCAAGGTGCTGCATGGGCACGTGCGGGTGCAGCCGGATCGCGCCGAAGGTGCCTCGCCGGTCAACCTGCACGCCGAACAGGGCCTGGCCGTTACCACGCTCACCGCTGCTTATCGCCCCATCGCCGCAAGTGCAGACAGCATTGGCGGCTGGCGCAACGGGCGCCTGGTGTTCCGGCGCACCCCGCTGGACGAAGTAGCGCAGGAGGTCGGGCAGTATCTGGGCCATCCCGTCACGCTGGGCCAGCCAGGGCTGAAGTTCCTGCCGGTCTCCGGCTACGCAGCCACCGATGCCCCGGCCACCTTCCTGGAAGCGCTGCCGGACCTGTTGCCCGTGCAGGTGACCCGCACTGCCCAGGGCGGCTATCGCATCGACGAACGGCCTGTCACCCGCTGA
- a CDS encoding PepSY-associated TM helix domain-containing protein — protein MKAGFRQSMSWLHTWCGLTCGWLLCAIFLTGTLSVFREPITRWMEAGSVPVSSPAVDTGMQAVRAQHWLAANAADAREWQIRWPVQQGWPLELSWEDGDGTGHERWVDAGTGMPQPPPRLRETEGGRHFMSFHYTLHGGMAGYWLVGWITACMLLALVSGVVVHKRIFKDFFTFRPGKGQRSWLDAHNLSAVLTLPFLFMIGYTGLTFFYSSYLPWPVHAAYGDADDAYARYEAELAPAQPAPPGILVSTARLPDLQQLLARAQAISGQPPALIVIQAPGTVHSVVEVIGRKPERGADRHLLTEASRVAFDAASGTLLQQHGAHPHAIGAVQVHETIEALHKADFGGWPMKWLYFISGLLGTAMIAIGTLLFSIKRRKRSEHEFGAATAGIYRCVEAFNVASLAGVALASIVYLYGNRLLPLEMSDRSAWEIRIFLAACAASVVHALWRPPRLAWIEQLWLAAALCLALPLVNMATTGQGLLMYLQRGAWQQAGVELVALAFGLMLARMALMLQRRWPRAPEAARTAKPPAGRELAYRWQVASRVLAASLGGYVFTAVTTTALALLLPALAGVRTSVSVLASSLLGFVLFIAVAAGVFSARSVGRAWLSLVAGSTLMGLLVAMLRTG, from the coding sequence ATGAAAGCGGGCTTCCGGCAGAGCATGTCGTGGCTGCACACCTGGTGCGGCCTTACCTGTGGCTGGCTGCTGTGCGCGATCTTCCTGACCGGCACGCTCAGCGTGTTCCGTGAGCCGATCACGCGATGGATGGAGGCCGGCTCCGTGCCGGTCTCCTCGCCGGCGGTGGACACGGGAATGCAGGCGGTACGTGCGCAGCACTGGCTGGCTGCAAACGCCGCCGATGCCCGGGAATGGCAGATCCGTTGGCCTGTCCAGCAGGGCTGGCCGCTGGAGCTGTCATGGGAGGATGGCGACGGCACGGGGCACGAACGCTGGGTGGATGCCGGCACCGGCATGCCACAGCCTCCACCTCGTCTTCGGGAAACCGAAGGCGGGCGCCACTTCATGTCCTTCCACTACACCCTGCACGGCGGCATGGCCGGCTACTGGCTGGTGGGCTGGATCACGGCCTGCATGCTGCTGGCGCTGGTGTCCGGCGTGGTGGTGCATAAACGCATCTTCAAGGACTTCTTCACCTTCCGCCCGGGCAAGGGACAGCGCAGCTGGCTGGATGCGCACAACCTGAGTGCCGTGCTGACCCTGCCGTTCCTGTTCATGATCGGCTACACCGGGCTGACCTTCTTCTATAGCAGCTATCTGCCGTGGCCGGTGCATGCAGCCTATGGCGATGCCGATGACGCCTATGCGCGCTACGAAGCCGAGCTGGCGCCTGCGCAGCCGGCTCCGCCAGGCATCCTGGTATCCACCGCGCGACTGCCGGACCTGCAGCAGCTACTGGCACGCGCGCAGGCCATCAGCGGACAGCCGCCAGCACTGATCGTGATCCAGGCGCCCGGCACCGTGCACAGCGTGGTGGAGGTGATCGGCCGCAAGCCCGAGCGTGGTGCAGACAGGCATCTGCTGACCGAGGCCAGCCGGGTGGCGTTCGATGCTGCCAGCGGCACGCTGCTGCAACAGCATGGCGCACACCCGCATGCCATTGGCGCCGTACAGGTGCACGAAACCATCGAAGCACTGCACAAGGCCGACTTCGGCGGCTGGCCGATGAAGTGGCTGTACTTCATCAGCGGCCTGCTCGGCACGGCGATGATCGCCATTGGAACGCTGCTGTTCTCCATCAAGCGGCGCAAGCGCAGCGAGCATGAGTTCGGCGCGGCCACGGCGGGCATCTATCGCTGCGTGGAAGCGTTCAACGTCGCATCGTTGGCCGGGGTGGCGCTGGCAAGCATCGTCTACCTGTATGGCAATCGGTTGCTGCCACTGGAAATGAGCGATCGCAGCGCGTGGGAAATACGCATCTTTCTTGCTGCCTGCGCGGCTTCGGTGGTGCACGCGCTTTGGCGCCCACCTCGCTTGGCATGGATCGAGCAGCTGTGGCTGGCCGCAGCACTGTGCCTGGCACTGCCGCTGGTGAACATGGCAACCACCGGGCAGGGGCTTCTGATGTATCTGCAGCGGGGCGCGTGGCAGCAGGCCGGCGTGGAGCTGGTCGCACTGGCATTCGGATTGATGCTGGCGAGAATGGCCCTGATGCTGCAGCGCCGCTGGCCACGGGCGCCGGAGGCGGCGCGCACGGCCAAGCCTCCGGCCGGGCGGGAACTGGCCTATCGCTGGCAGGTGGCGAGCCGTGTACTGGCCGCCTCGCTGGGCGGCTACGTGTTCACCGCCGTTACCACCACCGCACTGGCGTTGTTGTTGCCCGCGCTGGCGGGGGTAAGAACGTCCGTTTCAGTCCTGGCCAGTTCACTGCTGGGGTTCGTGCTGTTCATTGCCGTTGCTGCGGGCGTCTTCAGTGCCCGCAGTGTTGGGAGGGCATGGCTGAGCCTGGTGGCGGGGAGCACCCTGATGGGGTTGCTGGTGGCGATGCTTCGGACAGGGTGA
- a CDS encoding cysteine hydrolase family protein, translated as MARPPSTALLIIDMFSRFDFPGADALAPAAEKAARQIRRLRDHFDDQKWPVIYANDNFSDWKRDFRQQVEQCQRDGGTAARIATALSPLPGHYFVLKPKHSAFLASPLPILLAKLGVRRLWLTGMTADSCVLATALDANAREFEVVVALEAVAAMPSQKRRALAVLADSGAARVARLSSLVSA; from the coding sequence ATGGCACGCCCCCCTTCTACCGCCCTGCTGATCATCGACATGTTCAGTCGTTTCGACTTCCCAGGTGCAGACGCGCTGGCGCCAGCGGCAGAAAAGGCGGCGCGGCAGATCCGCCGCCTGAGAGACCACTTCGATGACCAGAAGTGGCCAGTCATCTATGCCAATGACAACTTTTCTGACTGGAAGCGGGATTTCCGCCAGCAAGTGGAGCAGTGCCAGCGGGACGGGGGGACGGCTGCGCGAATTGCCACAGCCCTCTCCCCCCTGCCCGGCCACTATTTCGTGCTCAAGCCCAAGCACTCGGCGTTCCTGGCCAGTCCTTTGCCGATTCTGCTGGCCAAGCTGGGAGTACGCCGTCTTTGGCTCACTGGCATGACAGCCGACTCGTGTGTCCTTGCCACGGCGCTGGACGCCAACGCCAGGGAGTTCGAGGTCGTGGTGGCATTGGAAGCCGTGGCGGCGATGCCCTCCCAGAAACGGCGTGCACTGGCAGTGCTGGCGGACTCGGGCGCAGCCCGGGTCGCTCGACTTTCGTCGCTGGTCTCTGCGTAA
- a CDS encoding TonB-dependent siderophore receptor, with product MKIKRALVAGAFSTGVHAKRLPLLALCISSALAAPAIAQAQPAARAQFNIPAQPLDAALRRFSEQSRQQVLFSESAVAGRRAPALTGSYTPQEALARLLEGSGVRVNATRPGVYTLAQEAAAPARGKDTQTTLQTVNVTANAPSDGAYTARELSLGKLGQSIRQTPQSVSVITRQQLDDRNLTTLDEALAQTTGVTKTARNFGNHKFSIRSFTVDDSNYLVDGVAGIVYAPVGWLPIDTAVLERVEVLRGAGGMMLGAADPSGAINMVRKRPRDQAHLDLAATVGSWDNYRVEVDGGGPLNAAGSVRGRLVAAYQDRDYFQRGTSSKTPVAYGVIDADLGADTTLTFGLRHQASDTDGYWLFGLPRYTDGGALDIKRSTALIQDWNRQEGSVDEAFAEAEHRFNERWKARLSVNRTESDLDQRVAVPLGGVDRATGIGSRFYDIYFNRSRVRSDGIDLHTTGSFEAFGRSHQLLLGAMWSRQRTRQSSADLAIDVPIDVYAPDHSAIAQPLQPAWDWSENARAQQSGVYSNLRLQLAEPLHLTLGGRLSWVKYQSSDGFTGAKSRDYEQKHEFTPYAGLVYDLGPQWSVYASYADTFQPQSSYVTASGAVLDPAIGANYELGVKGELNDGRLNLSAAVFSIRKTGNAVVDESDPGSCRGSLASSDCYRNGGKLRSKGFELEASGELAPGWQMMAGYTHVTSRDDEGATISAETPRHLLRLSTSYQLPGKWNAFSVGGGVSAQSSYSYPAYDDPDWRMGAAGRAVWDLRAGYRINPRWSVGVNVANLFDTRYYAMISQIRRGNFFGEPRNVMLTLRGSL from the coding sequence ATGAAGATCAAGCGCGCACTTGTTGCTGGCGCGTTCTCTACGGGGGTACACGCCAAGCGGCTGCCTTTGCTGGCACTGTGCATTTCCAGCGCGCTGGCAGCGCCTGCCATCGCACAGGCGCAGCCGGCTGCGCGCGCGCAGTTCAATATTCCGGCGCAACCGCTGGATGCCGCACTGCGCCGCTTTTCCGAGCAGTCCCGGCAGCAGGTGCTGTTCAGCGAATCAGCGGTGGCGGGCCGTCGCGCGCCGGCCCTGACCGGCAGCTACACGCCGCAGGAAGCACTGGCGCGGCTGTTGGAGGGCAGTGGGGTGCGTGTCAACGCCACCCGTCCGGGTGTGTACACACTGGCGCAGGAAGCAGCAGCACCGGCGCGCGGCAAGGATACCCAGACCACCCTGCAGACGGTGAACGTGACCGCCAATGCACCAAGCGACGGCGCTTACACAGCACGTGAGCTGAGCCTGGGCAAGCTGGGGCAGAGCATCCGCCAGACCCCGCAATCGGTCAGCGTGATCACCCGCCAGCAGCTGGACGACCGCAACCTCACCACGCTGGATGAGGCGCTGGCGCAGACCACGGGCGTGACCAAGACCGCCCGCAACTTCGGCAACCACAAGTTCTCGATCCGCAGCTTCACCGTGGACGACAGCAACTATCTGGTCGATGGCGTGGCCGGCATCGTCTATGCCCCCGTGGGCTGGCTGCCGATCGACACCGCCGTGCTGGAGCGGGTTGAAGTGCTGCGCGGTGCCGGTGGCATGATGCTGGGCGCGGCCGACCCCAGCGGGGCGATCAACATGGTGCGCAAGCGTCCGCGCGACCAGGCCCATCTCGATCTGGCGGCCACCGTGGGATCGTGGGACAACTACCGCGTCGAGGTGGATGGCGGTGGTCCGCTCAATGCCGCCGGCAGCGTGCGCGGCCGACTGGTCGCCGCCTACCAGGACCGCGACTACTTCCAGCGGGGCACCTCATCGAAGACGCCGGTGGCCTATGGAGTGATCGACGCCGACCTGGGTGCGGACACCACGCTGACCTTTGGCCTGCGCCATCAGGCCAGTGACACCGACGGCTACTGGCTGTTCGGCCTGCCGCGCTACACCGATGGTGGTGCGCTGGACATCAAGCGTTCCACCGCGCTCATCCAGGACTGGAACCGACAGGAAGGCTCCGTCGACGAAGCCTTCGCAGAGGCGGAGCACCGCTTCAACGAACGCTGGAAGGCACGCCTGTCGGTGAACCGCACCGAGTCGGACCTGGACCAGCGTGTCGCGGTTCCGCTGGGCGGAGTGGACCGCGCCACCGGCATCGGTTCGCGCTTCTATGACATCTATTTCAACCGCTCGCGCGTGCGCAGTGATGGCATCGACCTGCACACCACCGGCAGTTTCGAGGCGTTCGGCCGCAGCCATCAGCTGCTGCTGGGCGCGATGTGGTCGCGCCAGCGTACCCGTCAGAGTTCGGCCGACCTGGCCATCGACGTGCCGATCGATGTCTACGCACCCGACCACAGCGCCATTGCGCAGCCGCTCCAACCAGCCTGGGACTGGTCAGAAAACGCCCGCGCCCAGCAGAGCGGCGTGTACAGCAACCTGCGCCTGCAGCTGGCAGAGCCGCTGCACCTTACGCTGGGTGGCCGGCTGAGCTGGGTGAAGTACCAGTCCAGCGATGGCTTCACTGGCGCCAAGAGCCGCGACTACGAACAGAAACACGAATTCACCCCGTACGCCGGCCTCGTCTACGACCTGGGCCCGCAATGGTCGGTCTATGCCAGCTACGCCGATACCTTCCAGCCACAGAGCTCGTACGTCACCGCGTCCGGCGCGGTGCTGGATCCGGCCATCGGCGCCAACTACGAGCTGGGCGTGAAGGGTGAATTGAACGATGGCCGCCTGAACCTCTCCGCTGCGGTGTTCTCCATCCGCAAGACCGGCAACGCCGTGGTGGACGAATCCGACCCGGGCAGCTGCCGTGGCTCGCTGGCGTCGTCCGATTGCTACCGCAATGGCGGCAAGCTGCGCAGCAAGGGCTTTGAGCTGGAGGCCAGCGGCGAACTGGCACCGGGCTGGCAGATGATGGCCGGCTATACCCACGTCACCAGCCGCGACGATGAGGGCGCGACCATCAGCGCAGAGACGCCCCGCCACCTGCTGCGCCTGTCGACGTCCTACCAGCTGCCCGGCAAGTGGAACGCGTTCTCCGTGGGCGGTGGTGTATCGGCACAGAGCAGCTATTCCTATCCGGCCTACGACGACCCGGACTGGCGCATGGGCGCAGCGGGACGTGCCGTGTGGGACCTGCGGGCCGGCTACCGGATCAATCCGCGCTGGAGCGTAGGCGTCAACGTGGCCAACCTGTTCGACACCCGCTACTACGCGATGATCAGCCAGATCCGCCGCGGCAACTTCTTTGGCGAACCCCGCAATGTGATGCTGACGCTGCGCGGCTCGCTGTGA
- a CDS encoding LysR family transcriptional regulator, translated as MARRNFNDLLAFVTVAREGSFTRAAGVLGVTPSALSQAIKTLEESLGIRLLTRTTRSVSPTTAGERLLQSIGNHFDDIEMELEALTALRDTPAGQVRITSGDHVLRTVLLPKLMPLLHRYPDIRIEFDVSYALRDIVADRFDAGVRLGESIDKDMVALPIGPRLRMATAGTPGYFAAHGIPKMPGDLTGHRCINIRLPTSGGLYVWEYEKKGREINVRVDGPLVFSTSPHMVDAALDGLGLVHLPVDELAPHLESGRLVRVLEDWCPLFPGYHLYYPSRRQPSPAFSLVLEALRV; from the coding sequence ATGGCGCGACGCAACTTCAATGACCTGCTGGCTTTCGTGACCGTAGCGCGGGAGGGCAGCTTCACCCGCGCGGCGGGCGTGCTGGGGGTCACCCCGTCCGCACTGAGCCAGGCCATCAAGACCCTGGAAGAGAGCCTGGGAATCCGGCTGCTGACCCGCACGACGCGCAGCGTTTCGCCGACCACCGCCGGCGAGCGCCTGCTGCAGTCGATCGGCAACCACTTCGACGACATCGAAATGGAGCTGGAGGCTCTTACCGCATTGAGGGACACGCCAGCCGGGCAGGTCAGGATCACCAGCGGCGACCACGTGCTGCGTACGGTGCTGTTGCCCAAGCTGATGCCGCTGCTGCACCGCTATCCGGACATCCGCATCGAGTTCGACGTCAGCTATGCACTGCGTGACATCGTTGCCGACCGCTTCGACGCCGGTGTTCGCCTTGGCGAATCCATCGACAAGGACATGGTCGCCCTGCCCATCGGCCCACGCCTGCGCATGGCCACCGCAGGGACGCCGGGCTACTTCGCTGCACACGGAATTCCGAAGATGCCAGGTGATCTGACCGGCCACCGATGCATCAACATCCGCCTGCCCACAAGCGGTGGACTGTACGTGTGGGAGTACGAGAAAAAGGGTCGCGAGATCAATGTGCGCGTGGATGGCCCGCTGGTGTTCAGCACGTCACCGCACATGGTCGATGCCGCGCTTGACGGCCTGGGCCTGGTACATCTGCCCGTTGATGAGCTGGCACCCCATCTGGAAAGCGGCCGTCTGGTGCGGGTGCTGGAGGACTGGTGCCCGCTGTTCCCCGGCTATCACCTGTATTACCCGAGCAGGCGGCAGCCTTCCCCGGCGTTCAGCCTGGTGCTGGAGGCATTGCGGGTCTAG
- a CDS encoding (R)-mandelonitrile lyase has translation MSMLLGTLISMAAPATGSGPAGGNLSITPAGIASSVAGPADYFTGNVRIDGGFQRPAPARVGGATVTFEPGARTAWHTHPLGQTLIVTAGVGWVQQWGQPRQQIRPGDTVWIAPGVKHWHGASAAVAMTHIAIAEAVEGSPVTWLEKVSDEQYSEMGE, from the coding sequence ATGTCCATGCTTCTCGGCACGTTGATATCCATGGCCGCGCCTGCGACCGGCAGCGGCCCGGCCGGCGGCAATCTGAGCATAACGCCTGCTGGCATCGCATCGTCCGTGGCGGGCCCCGCTGACTACTTCACCGGCAACGTGCGTATCGATGGCGGCTTCCAACGCCCTGCGCCGGCCCGGGTTGGAGGTGCGACGGTCACCTTTGAGCCCGGCGCACGCACGGCCTGGCACACCCACCCGCTGGGCCAGACCCTCATCGTGACCGCGGGCGTGGGCTGGGTGCAGCAGTGGGGTCAGCCACGCCAGCAGATCCGTCCGGGGGACACCGTGTGGATCGCCCCGGGCGTGAAGCACTGGCATGGCGCAAGTGCCGCAGTGGCGATGACCCACATCGCGATTGCCGAGGCGGTGGAGGGCAGCCCGGTGACGTGGCTGGAGAAGGTAAGCGACGAGCAGTATTCGGAGATGGGCGAATGA
- a CDS encoding aldo/keto reductase — MHYTSLGRSGLKISRLGLGTMNFGELADEPTSFAIMDAAVDAGINFFDSADVYGGPQSPDMAQGFGLSEEIIGRWLKRSGKRDGLVLATKVYQPMGLGPNDRRLSAYHIRRACEASLRRLQTDHIDLYQMHHVDRATPWEEIWQAMEQLIREGKITYVGSSNFAGWDIATAQGVATARHTFGLVAEQSLYNLTQRTVELEVIPALRYHGLGLIPWSPIGMGLLGGVLKKVTNGRRATPHLLQRIEQLRPQLETYEAFCDELGEAPADVALAWLLHNPVVTTALSGPRTVDQLLQNLKAPALKLSDASLARLDAIWPGPGGEAPNAYAW, encoded by the coding sequence ATGCACTACACCTCTCTGGGCCGCTCGGGCCTGAAGATCAGCCGGCTGGGTCTTGGCACCATGAACTTCGGCGAGCTTGCCGACGAGCCGACCAGCTTCGCCATCATGGATGCCGCCGTGGATGCCGGCATCAACTTCTTCGACAGCGCCGACGTCTACGGCGGACCGCAGTCGCCGGACATGGCGCAGGGCTTCGGCCTCTCCGAAGAGATCATTGGGCGCTGGCTCAAGCGCAGTGGCAAGCGTGATGGTCTGGTACTGGCGACCAAGGTGTATCAGCCGATGGGGCTGGGCCCGAATGATCGCCGGCTGTCGGCGTACCACATCCGCCGCGCCTGCGAGGCCAGCCTGCGCCGACTGCAGACCGACCACATCGATCTGTACCAGATGCACCATGTGGACCGGGCCACGCCATGGGAAGAAATCTGGCAGGCCATGGAACAGCTGATCCGCGAAGGCAAGATCACCTACGTGGGCAGCAGCAACTTTGCCGGCTGGGACATCGCCACCGCACAGGGCGTGGCCACCGCGCGGCACACCTTCGGCCTGGTGGCCGAGCAGAGCCTGTACAACCTGACCCAGCGCACGGTGGAGCTGGAAGTGATCCCGGCACTGCGCTACCACGGGCTCGGCCTGATCCCCTGGAGCCCGATCGGCATGGGCCTGCTGGGAGGGGTGCTGAAGAAGGTCACCAATGGCCGACGCGCTACCCCGCACCTCCTGCAGCGTATCGAACAACTGCGCCCGCAGCTGGAAACGTATGAAGCGTTCTGCGATGAGCTGGGCGAGGCGCCCGCCGACGTGGCGCTGGCCTGGCTGCTGCACAACCCGGTGGTGACCACCGCGCTGAGCGGACCGCGCACGGTGGACCAGCTTTTGCAGAACCTGAAGGCCCCCGCCCTGAAGCTCTCAGATGCCTCACTGGCTCGACTGGATGCGATCTGGCCTGGCCCCGGTGGCGAGGCGCCCAATGCCTACGCCTGGTAA